CGTGGGACAAGACATCAAACTGACGGCGTCGGACAATTTCCAGCTTGGCGCCTATCGCGCCGATCCGACCGGCGCGCCGAAGGGCGCTGTGGTGGTGATCCAGGAGATCTTTGGCGTCAATCATCACATCCGCTCGGTCTGCGACCGCCTCGCCGGCGAAAGCTATGTCGCGATCGCGCCGTCGATCTTCGATCGGACCTCGCCAGGCTTCCAGTCCGGCTATACGCCCGATGAGATCGCGGAAGCGCGCAAGTTCGTCGCCAATCCGGATTGGGCGGCGATGCTGCGCGACACGCAGGCCGCCATCGATGCGGTCAAAAGCGTCGGCCCGGTCGGCATCATCGGCTTTTGCCTCGGCGGCAGCATCGCCTTTGTCGCGGCGACGCGGCTGACCGGCCTGAAGGCCGCGATCGGCTATTACGGCGGCGCCGTCGTGCGCTTTGCCGACGAAACGCCGAACGTGCCGACGCAGCTGCATTTCGGCGAGAAGGATGCCGGCATTCCCCTCACAGATGTCGAGACCGTCAAGGCGAAGCGGCCCGACGTCGAGGTCTTCACCTATCCCGGCGCCCAGCACGGCTTCCATTGCGACGAGCGGCCGAGCTACGACAAGGCCAGCTCCGAGATCGCCTGGCCACGCAGCATGGCGTTCTTTGCCAAGCATTTGAAGTAAGGCGCGCGACTCTCTCCTCCGTCATTCCGGGCTCGCGACTTCGTCGCGCCCCGGAATGACAAGAAGGAGGAAGACCGGAAATCGGGTGGCCGCACGACGCCACCCGGCGATAGAGCTGGCCGATCAAGCCAGGTCACGCCGGGAGACACGTCATGCAGCAGGCCAACACGAACATCGTCATCCGCAATCCGTTCGGCA
This genomic interval from Bradyrhizobium guangzhouense contains the following:
- a CDS encoding dienelactone hydrolase family protein, which codes for MGQDIKLTASDNFQLGAYRADPTGAPKGAVVVIQEIFGVNHHIRSVCDRLAGESYVAIAPSIFDRTSPGFQSGYTPDEIAEARKFVANPDWAAMLRDTQAAIDAVKSVGPVGIIGFCLGGSIAFVAATRLTGLKAAIGYYGGAVVRFADETPNVPTQLHFGEKDAGIPLTDVETVKAKRPDVEVFTYPGAQHGFHCDERPSYDKASSEIAWPRSMAFFAKHLK